The following coding sequences lie in one Bacillota bacterium genomic window:
- the cimA gene encoding citramalate synthase, which produces MRSCGDLKVFVYDTTLRDGSQGEGISLTVEDKLKITRKLDELEIPYIEGGWPGSNPKDLEYFNCVRAIPLKHAKIAAFGATRKARVNVTEDANMKALLAAGTPCVTIFGKSWDFHVITALQTTLAENLRMIRESVIYLKSQKREVIYDAEHFFDGYKCNPDYALETLKAAAEAGADWIVLCDTNGGSLPHEIEQIMGQVSRVIRAPIGIHAHNDGDLAIANSITAVRCGARQVQGTINGFGERCGNANLCSVIPNLQLKLGLACLSPEAMRRLTEVSHYVNEIANMTPHNNQPFVGASAFAHKGGVHVSAILKDPATYEHLNPELVGNRRRVLVSELAGASNLFYKARELNLDLSQDNPQTRAIIQQIKELEYRGYQFEGADASLELLLRRAFGQYREFFTLESLKLLVEKRANDGDVISSEATIKLRVGEQLIHTAAEGNGPVNAVDNALRKALEDFYPFLKQMHLVDYKVRVLDGKDGTGAKVRVLLESADAAGSWGTVGVSENIIEASWQALTDSMNYALLRHLKE; this is translated from the coding sequence ATGAGAAGTTGTGGGGATTTAAAGGTATTTGTTTACGATACGACCCTGCGCGATGGGTCACAGGGAGAGGGAATCAGTTTAACGGTCGAAGATAAGCTGAAGATTACGAGGAAACTGGACGAACTGGAGATTCCCTACATCGAGGGGGGATGGCCGGGGTCCAATCCCAAGGACCTGGAATATTTTAACTGTGTCCGGGCAATTCCTTTAAAGCACGCAAAGATCGCGGCCTTTGGTGCAACCCGAAAAGCAAGGGTCAACGTGACGGAAGACGCCAACATGAAGGCATTGCTTGCTGCGGGAACCCCTTGTGTAACGATTTTCGGAAAAAGCTGGGATTTTCATGTGATCACGGCTCTCCAGACCACGTTAGCAGAGAATTTGAGAATGATCCGGGAAAGCGTGATCTACCTGAAGTCGCAGAAGCGTGAAGTAATTTACGATGCCGAGCACTTTTTCGATGGCTATAAATGCAATCCGGATTACGCCCTCGAAACCTTAAAAGCAGCAGCCGAAGCCGGGGCAGACTGGATTGTCCTGTGCGATACCAACGGCGGCAGTTTACCCCACGAAATCGAACAGATTATGGGGCAGGTAAGCCGGGTCATCAGGGCACCAATCGGGATCCATGCCCATAACGATGGAGACCTGGCTATTGCCAACAGCATTACCGCAGTAAGATGCGGGGCGCGTCAGGTACAGGGGACGATTAACGGTTTCGGGGAGCGTTGCGGAAATGCCAACCTCTGTTCGGTTATCCCAAATCTCCAGCTTAAACTGGGTCTTGCTTGCTTAAGTCCTGAAGCCATGCGCCGCCTTACTGAGGTCTCCCACTATGTGAATGAAATCGCAAATATGACCCCCCATAATAACCAGCCCTTTGTTGGAGCCAGTGCCTTTGCCCATAAGGGGGGGGTCCATGTCAGTGCAATTTTAAAGGATCCTGCAACATACGAACATCTCAACCCCGAACTGGTTGGAAACAGGCGCCGCGTTCTGGTCTCAGAACTTGCAGGTGCCAGCAATTTATTTTATAAAGCGCGGGAGTTGAATCTTGATCTCAGCCAGGATAATCCCCAAACAAGGGCTATCATTCAGCAGATCAAAGAGCTGGAATACCGGGGGTACCAGTTTGAAGGGGCCGATGCCTCTCTGGAGCTTTTGTTGCGGCGGGCATTCGGGCAGTACAGGGAGTTCTTCACGCTCGAAAGCTTGAAGCTTCTCGTCGAAAAGCGGGCCAACGACGGTGATGTGATCAGTTCCGAGGCGACGATAAAGCTGCGCGTCGGAGAACAGCTCATTCACACGGCGGCGGAAGGAAACGGCCCCGTAAACGCGGTAGACAACGCCCTCAGGAAAGCTCTTGAAGATTTTTATCCATTTCTAAAACAAATGCACCTCGTTGATTACAAGGTCCGGGTGCTGGACGGAAAAGATGGGACCGGGGCAAAGGTACGGGTTTTGCTCGAGTCGGCCGATGCGGCCGGTTCGTGGGGAACAGTTGGAGTTTCAGAGAATATCATTGAGGCAAGCTGGCAGGCCCTTACCGACAGCATGAACTACGCCCTGCTCCGCCATCTTAAAGAGTGA